A section of the Amycolatopsis sp. AA4 genome encodes:
- a CDS encoding 1,4-dihydroxy-2-naphthoate polyprenyltransferase: MATVSEWIEGARPRTLPNAIAPVVAGVGAAIALDAFSWWRSLLALLVALSLIIGVNFANDYSDGIRGTDEHRVGPLRLVGSGAANPKAVLRAALASLGLAGVLGLTLVALSGYWWLLAMGALCILGAWFYTGGKKPYGYYGLGELAVFVFFGLAGVLGTVYVQAGRVSWDALGCAVAVGSFSMAVLVANNLRDIPTDIESGKRTLATRMGDGGTRKLYLTLVTVPYALTVLMGIWHPLLFITFVTAPLLLKPIKAVGGGGKGRELIPALRDTGMAMLAWAVLSAVALAL, translated from the coding sequence ATGGCGACAGTCAGTGAGTGGATCGAAGGCGCTCGGCCGAGGACGCTGCCGAACGCGATCGCGCCGGTCGTGGCGGGCGTCGGGGCGGCGATCGCGCTCGACGCGTTCTCCTGGTGGCGTTCGCTGCTCGCCTTGCTGGTCGCGCTGTCGCTGATCATCGGCGTGAACTTCGCCAACGACTACTCCGACGGCATCCGCGGCACCGACGAACACCGCGTCGGCCCGCTGCGTCTCGTCGGCTCCGGCGCGGCGAACCCGAAGGCCGTGCTCCGCGCCGCCCTCGCCTCCCTCGGCCTCGCCGGAGTGCTGGGCCTGACGCTCGTCGCACTGAGCGGTTACTGGTGGCTGCTCGCGATGGGCGCGCTGTGCATCCTCGGCGCGTGGTTCTACACCGGCGGCAAAAAGCCTTACGGCTACTACGGTTTGGGCGAACTGGCGGTCTTCGTGTTCTTCGGCCTGGCCGGGGTCCTCGGCACGGTCTACGTACAGGCCGGTCGCGTCAGCTGGGACGCTCTCGGCTGCGCAGTGGCCGTCGGCTCGTTCTCGATGGCGGTGCTGGTCGCGAACAACCTGCGCGACATCCCCACCGACATCGAGTCCGGCAAGCGCACCCTCGCGACCCGCATGGGCGACGGCGGCACGCGAAAGCTGTACCTGACCCTCGTGACGGTGCCGTACGCGCTCACCGTGCTGATGGGCATCTGGCACCCGCTGCTGTTCATCACCTTCGTGACCGCACCGCTGCTGCTGAAGCCGATCAAGGCCGTCGGCGGGGGCGGCAAGGGCCGGGAGCTGATCCCGGCCCTCCGCGACACCGGCATGGCGATGCTGGCGTGGGCGGTGCTGAGCGCCGTCGCCCTGGCGCTCTAG
- the menE gene encoding o-succinylbenzoate--CoA ligase gives MHVVWLDGSADALNALDAALAAALDGGPAVLPLNSADPSAPALLEAMAPSQPVEPDTAVVIATSGSTGAPKGVLLSPRALTASATATHARLGGPGHWLLATPAHYIGGLQVLIRARLAGTKPAFLTGTGFRPDEFAAAAAPVLAENGPRYTALVPTQLVRLLDDGGAGLAAAKAFDGIILGAAATSPKLRAQAAEEGVRIVPSYGMSETASGCVYDGVPLDGVRVEPDADERLWISGPVLSHGYRLAPELTAESFRDGSFRTSDRGRLLPDGRVEVLGRADDVINTGGVKVSAAAIERLLGAQPGVRDACVVGLPDPQWGEAVVAMVVASADEATLRAAVRAELGAAATPKRIEFTDELPLRGPGKIDRQAVRSRLVP, from the coding sequence GTGCACGTGGTGTGGCTCGACGGCAGCGCCGACGCGCTGAACGCCCTCGACGCGGCCCTCGCGGCCGCCCTCGACGGCGGTCCGGCGGTGCTTCCGCTGAACTCCGCAGACCCGTCGGCCCCCGCGCTGCTCGAAGCGATGGCCCCCTCGCAGCCCGTCGAGCCGGATACCGCCGTGGTGATCGCCACGTCCGGGTCCACCGGGGCGCCGAAGGGCGTGCTGCTGTCGCCGCGGGCGCTGACCGCGTCCGCGACGGCCACGCACGCCCGGCTCGGCGGCCCCGGACACTGGCTGCTCGCCACGCCCGCGCACTACATCGGCGGTCTGCAGGTCCTGATCCGGGCGCGGCTGGCCGGCACGAAACCGGCGTTCCTGACCGGCACCGGCTTCCGTCCGGACGAGTTCGCCGCCGCGGCCGCACCCGTGCTGGCGGAGAACGGCCCGCGCTACACCGCGCTCGTGCCGACCCAGTTAGTCCGGCTCCTCGACGACGGCGGCGCTGGCCTAGCCGCCGCGAAGGCGTTCGACGGCATCATCCTGGGCGCTGCCGCCACCTCCCCGAAGCTGCGCGCGCAAGCGGCCGAGGAAGGCGTGCGGATCGTCCCCTCGTACGGGATGAGCGAGACCGCCAGCGGCTGCGTCTACGACGGCGTCCCGCTCGACGGCGTCCGCGTGGAGCCCGACGCAGACGAGCGCCTGTGGATCTCCGGCCCGGTCCTCTCGCACGGCTACCGTCTCGCTCCGGAACTGACCGCGGAGTCGTTCCGCGACGGCTCTTTCCGCACCTCCGACCGCGGCCGCCTGCTGCCGGACGGCCGCGTCGAGGTGCTCGGACGCGCGGACGACGTCATCAACACCGGCGGGGTCAAGGTGTCCGCCGCCGCGATCGAACGCCTCCTCGGCGCGCAGCCCGGGGTGCGGGACGCGTGCGTCGTCGGACTTCCGGATCCACAGTGGGGCGAGGCGGTGGTCGCGATGGTGGTGGCCTCCGCGGACGAGGCCACGCTGCGCGCCGCCGTCCGGGCGGAGTTGGGGGCCGCTGCTACGCCGAAACGCATCGAGTTCACCGACGAGTTGCCCCTGCGCGGGCCCGGAAAGATCGACCGCCAGGCAGTGCGGTCCCGGCTCGTTCCGTGA
- a CDS encoding 1,4-dihydroxy-2-naphthoyl-CoA synthase, with product MDDARVSELFDPAAWSEVEGFSFTDITYHRSRDARSGKRVVRIAFDRPEVRNAFRPHTVDELYRALDHARMSADVGCVLLTGNGPSPKDGGWAFCSGGDQRIRGRSGYQYASGETSDTVDPARAGRLHILEVQRLIRFMPKPVVAVVPGWAAGGGHSLHVVCDLTLASAEHARFKQTDADVGSFDAGYGSAGLARQVGQKFAREIFFLGRDYTAEQMHRMGAVNEVVPHAELERVALEWGWTIIGKSPTAQRMLKYAFNAIDDGLVGQQLFAGETTRLAYMQDEAVEGRDAFLEKRDPDWSDYPYYY from the coding sequence GTGGATGACGCCCGAGTTTCCGAGCTGTTCGACCCCGCCGCCTGGTCCGAGGTCGAAGGGTTCTCCTTCACCGACATCACCTACCACCGTTCGCGAGACGCCCGCTCCGGCAAACGGGTGGTCCGGATCGCTTTCGACCGTCCGGAGGTCCGCAACGCCTTCCGCCCGCACACCGTCGACGAGCTCTACCGGGCGCTCGACCACGCCCGGATGAGCGCGGACGTCGGGTGCGTCCTGCTCACCGGGAACGGCCCGTCGCCGAAGGACGGCGGCTGGGCGTTCTGCTCCGGCGGTGACCAGCGTATTCGCGGACGCTCCGGGTATCAGTACGCGAGCGGGGAGACCTCGGACACGGTCGACCCGGCGCGGGCGGGCCGGCTGCACATCCTCGAGGTGCAGCGCTTGATCCGGTTCATGCCGAAACCCGTGGTCGCCGTGGTGCCCGGCTGGGCGGCGGGCGGCGGGCATTCGCTGCACGTCGTGTGCGATCTCACCCTCGCCTCGGCCGAGCACGCGCGGTTCAAGCAGACCGACGCCGACGTCGGCTCGTTCGACGCGGGCTACGGTTCGGCGGGCCTCGCCCGGCAGGTCGGGCAGAAATTCGCGCGCGAGATCTTCTTCCTCGGCCGGGATTACACGGCCGAGCAGATGCACCGGATGGGCGCGGTCAACGAGGTCGTGCCGCACGCCGAGCTGGAGCGGGTCGCGCTCGAATGGGGCTGGACGATCATCGGCAAGTCGCCGACCGCGCAGCGGATGCTGAAGTACGCGTTCAACGCGATCGACGACGGGCTCGTCGGACAGCAGCTGTTCGCCGGAGAAACCACCCGGCTGGCGTACATGCAGGACGAGGCCGTCGAAGGCCGCGACGCGTTCCTGGAGAAGCGCGACCCGGACTGGTCCGACTACCCGTACTACTACTGA